From Ipomoea triloba cultivar NCNSP0323 chromosome 5, ASM357664v1, the proteins below share one genomic window:
- the LOC116018684 gene encoding 50S ribosomal protein L15, chloroplastic translates to MASLLSLSSPISSTSSGAVYPQLCSAFKGNVSTLKANRSQFRCLKLSNQKPSSRTSFTVFNQAPVLAATMTAGVRFRLNNLGPQPGSTKNRKRKGRGHSAGQGGSCGFGMRGQKSRSGPGVRKGFEGGQMPLYRRIPKLRGIAGGMHAGLPKYVPVNLKDIEAAGFGEGEEVSLESLKEKGIINPSGRERRLPLKILGDGELSVKLSLKARAFSAAAKEKLEAAGCSLTVLPGRKKWVKPSVAKNLARAEEYFAKKRAAAESAGSSS, encoded by the exons ATGGCATCCCTCCTCTCCCTATCTTCCCCAATCTCTTCCACTTCCAGTGGAGCAGTCTATCCTCAACTCTGCTCCGCATTCAAG GGAAATGTGAGCACTTTGAAAGCAAACCGAAGTCAATTTCGATGTTTAAAACTCAGCAACCAAAAACCCAGTTCAAGAACTTCATTCACTGTATTTAACCAAGCTCCAGTTTTAGCAGCTACTATGACAGCTGGAGTCCGATTCCGGCTCAATAACTTAGGCCCTCAACCTGGGTCTACTAAGAACCGGAAGAGAAAGGGTAGGGGTCACTCAGCTGGGCAAGGGGGCAGCTGTGGGTTTGGGATGCGAGGTCAGAAATCAAGGTCTGGACCTGGAGTCCGAAAGGGGTTTGAAGGGGGCCAAATGCCACTCTATAGGAGAATTCCCAAGCTCAGAGGCATTGCTGGAG GTATGCATGCTGGACTACCAAAATATGTCCCAGTGAACTTGAAAGACATAGAAGCTGCTGGATTTGGTGAAGGAGAAGAGGTCTCTCTTGAATCCTTGAAAGAGAAGGGCATTATAAACCCATCTGGAAGAGAAAGGAGATTACCATTAAAG ATCTTAGGTGATGGTGAGCTTAGCGTGAAGCTAAGCTTGAAAGCCCGAGCCTTTTCAGCAGCAGCAAAGGAGAAGTTGGAGGCTGCCGGTTGTTCATTGACCGTTCTACCAGGGCGAAAGAAGTGGGTGAAGCCATCAGTTGCTAAGAACCTTGCGAGAGCGGAAGAATATTTTGCCAAGAAAAGAGCAGCCGCAGAATCGGCTGGCTCTTCTTCTTGA
- the LOC116018987 gene encoding psbP domain-containing protein 4, chloroplastic isoform X1 gives MGTIVYTSPCLCWKMCASERRRFRARASACSREGTNSDEESENKCGMVNRRFAMISGASMVLGFSGEGLAVVKQGLLAGRVPGLSEPDEQGWRTYRRPDDKSGGHGVGWSPIIPYSFAVPQEWDEVPVSIADLGGTEIDLRFASPKEGRLFVIVAPVKRFSDTLGEDITIEEIGPPEKVINAFGPEVIGENVEGKVLSSEVTENSGRKYYHFELEPPHVLITATAAGNRLYLFSVTGNGLQWKRHYSDLNRIARSFRVV, from the exons ATGGGCACAATTGTATACACAAGCCCTTGTCTTTGTTGGAAGATGTGCGCATCAGAACGACGGCGTTTCAGGGCAAGAGCCTCGGCATGCTCCAGGGAGGGCACTAACAGTGACGAAGAATCTGAGAACAAGTGTGGCATGGTTAATAGAAGGTTTGCTATGATTTCTGGAGCTTCAATGGTGTTGGGGTTTTCAGGAGAGGGATTAGCTGTTGTGAAACAGGGGCTTTTAGCAGGGAGGGTTCCTGGCCTCTCTGAACCAGATGAACAAG GTTGGAGGACATACCGAAGACCGGATGATAAGTCTGGAGGGCACGGGGTTGGATGGAGTCCTATTATCCCTTACTCTTTCGCAGTGCCTCAAGAATGGGATGAG GTCCCAGTTTCAATTGCTGATCTTGGAGGCACGGAGATTGACTTGAGATTTGCCAGTCCTAAAGAAGGACGACTATTTGTAATCGTCGCCCCTGTGAAAAGATTTTCAGATA CTCTTGGAGAGGATATCACAATAGAAGAAATTGGACCCCCGGAAAAAGTGATTAACGCGTTCGGGCCCGAAGTGATTGGAGAGAACGTCGAGGGGAAGGTGTTGAGCTCTGAAGTAACAGAAAATTCGGGGAGAAAATATTACCATTTCGAATTGGAGCCACCTCACGTTCTGATAACCGCAACTGCAGCAGGCAACCGCCTATACTTGTTCAGTGTAACTGGAAATG GTCTTCAGTGGAAGAGGCATTACAGTGATCTGAATAGGATCGCCCGATCTTTTAGGGTTGTCTGA
- the LOC116018987 gene encoding psbP domain-containing protein 4, chloroplastic isoform X2, which produces MNKAGWRTYRRPDDKSGGHGVGWSPIIPYSFAVPQEWDEVPVSIADLGGTEIDLRFASPKEGRLFVIVAPVKRFSDTLGEDITIEEIGPPEKVINAFGPEVIGENVEGKVLSSEVTENSGRKYYHFELEPPHVLITATAAGNRLYLFSVTGNGLQWKRHYSDLNRIARSFRVV; this is translated from the exons ATGAACAAG GCAGGTTGGAGGACATACCGAAGACCGGATGATAAGTCTGGAGGGCACGGGGTTGGATGGAGTCCTATTATCCCTTACTCTTTCGCAGTGCCTCAAGAATGGGATGAG GTCCCAGTTTCAATTGCTGATCTTGGAGGCACGGAGATTGACTTGAGATTTGCCAGTCCTAAAGAAGGACGACTATTTGTAATCGTCGCCCCTGTGAAAAGATTTTCAGATA CTCTTGGAGAGGATATCACAATAGAAGAAATTGGACCCCCGGAAAAAGTGATTAACGCGTTCGGGCCCGAAGTGATTGGAGAGAACGTCGAGGGGAAGGTGTTGAGCTCTGAAGTAACAGAAAATTCGGGGAGAAAATATTACCATTTCGAATTGGAGCCACCTCACGTTCTGATAACCGCAACTGCAGCAGGCAACCGCCTATACTTGTTCAGTGTAACTGGAAATG GTCTTCAGTGGAAGAGGCATTACAGTGATCTGAATAGGATCGCCCGATCTTTTAGGGTTGTCTGA